The region TGCAATCCGGCGGACACAAGATAACGTTCGAGGTCAAATCGGTGAATAACCGGTACTGCGAAGTTGTGCTGCGGTTGCCCAGGGAATGGACGGGGTATGAGGATAGGCTGCGCAGAATGGTTCAGGCTCATATCAGACGGGGACGGGTAGATGTTATTATTAATAGAGAACTCACCGACGGGGCGGCTGACACGCCTGTGCTGGACCGCCGCAGGGTGAGCGCCTATCTTGATGCAGCGGAGGTACTGGTCCGGGAGTATGGCTTCAAGGGAGAGTTGTCCCTGCGGGATATCCTTGCTATGCCCGGTGTGATGGAACCGAAGGAAGAGACGGCTGCGGATGACGCCTCCGGAGAACTTGCAGATCTTCTGGAGCAGGGTCTCCAGCTTAGTCTGGAGGCCCTGCTGGAGATGCGCGGACGGGAAGGCTCCTATTTGGCGGCCGATCTGACGCGCAGACTTGACCGCCTGGAAGAGCTGCATGCCGGAATCAGCAGATATGCGCCTCTGGTTGTGGAGGAGCAGCGCGAGAAGCTGCGGCAACGGCTTAACCTGCTGAATGACGGGAGCTTCCCCTGGGATGAGCATAAATTCGGCATGGAGATGGCTATTTTCGCCGACCGCTGCAATATAGATGAGGAGCTGACCCGGCTTCACAGCCATTTCGGCCAGTGCCGGGCCTTGCTGCTGGGCAGCGAGCCTGCCGGACGCAAGCTTGATTTTCTGATCCAGGAGATGAACAGGGAAACTAACACAATAGGGTCGAAGTGCACTCATCTGGCGGTTGTGAATCTGACGCTTGATATGAAGGCGGAGCTTGAGAAGATTCGCGAACAGGCGGCGAACCTCGAATGACAGGAACCAGTGAGCAAGCTATGATGTTACTTATGGGGGGAACAACCGGAACATGGCAATCAAATTAATCAACATCGGCTTTGGGAATATCGTGTCAGCGAACCGCATTATTTCCATTGTCAGCCCAGAATCGGCACCGATTAAGAGAATTATCCAGGAGGCCAGAGACAGGCATATGCTGATCGATGCCACCTACGGAAGGCGGACGCGGGCTGTTATTATTACCGACAGCGACCATGTGATTCTCTCGGCTGTACAGCCTGAGACGGTAGCTCACCGCCTATCCAGCAAAGACGACGATAACGATGAATAACAACAAATGGAGTGTACTATGTCAAAAGGATTGCTGATTATACTATCCGGCCCTTCCGGTGTCGGCAAAGGTACGGTATGCACAGCGCTGCGGCCGAAGATGCCTGAACTCGTCTATTCTGTTTCTGCCACCACACGCTTACCGCGTGCGGGTGAAGAGAACGGAGTCAATTATTTTTTCAAATCCAGAGAGCAGTTCGACGAAATGATTGAAGGCGACAAGCTGCTGGAATATGCGGAGTACGTAGGCAATTATTACGGTACTCCGCGTGACTTTGTAGAGAGAACCCTGGAGAGCGGAAGAGATATTATTCTGGAGATCGAGGTTCAGGGAGCGCTCAAGGTCAAGGAAAAATTCCCCGAAGGCATCTTTGTGTTCCTTCTTCCCCCGTCAATGGACGAGCTGAAGGACCGCATCCGCGGCCGGGGCACAGAGCATCCTGATGTGATCAGCCACCGCATGTCTGTGGCCGAGGATGAGATCGGTCTGATCCGGCATTATGACTATGCCGTGGTGAACGATGAGATTGATTTGGCTTGCAAGCGAATAGAAAGCATTATTATCGCCGAACATTGTAAGGTTAGATGATCGGTTCAGCAGATGGGTCCATTGCTCCACAGTAAAAGATGAAGAGGTGCCTTACATGCTATATCCATCCATTGATGAAATGATGACTAAGGTTGACAGTAAATACTCCCTGGTTGTAGCTTCAGCCCGCCGGGCCAGAGCACTCCGTGAAGGCGGCAAGACCGATATCGTTGCGCCAAAATCGCATAAATATGTTGGTGTTGCCCTTGAAGAAATCTATGAAGACCGCATTATAGTCACACGCGGTGAAGAATAGGACCAGTTCCGTAGCCTAAGCCTGAAGAGGCTTGGGTCCATTAACTATCCGCACTTGTTACGCTTGAAATGGTGCCGCCATGCTAAGGGCGGCAGGACCATTTCTGCCGGGCAGGCTGCTCATAACCATAATAGCCCGTACCGGGCTGTTCCTGACAACCGGAAGGTTGTTATTTTTTTCTCTATCTTTAGGGAAAGGTTGAGGCTGTATATAGATTCTGTAGCGGGGGGAGAGCACAAATGAAGAGCCTACAAGGGAAGTCAATTATACTCGGAATTACCGGCGGAATTGCTGCGTATAAAGCGGCGGCGCTGACCAGCAAGCTTACCCAGAAGGGTGCCGAGGTGCATGTCATTATGACGTCATCGGCCAAGCAGTTCATTACGGAGCTGACGCTCCAGTCGTTGTCGAAGCAGCGGGTATACAGTGATACGTTCCAGGAGCGTGATCCGTCCTCTATTTCGCATATTGATCTGGCAGATGCTGCCGACCTGGTCCTGATTGCTCCGGCTACGGCTAATATTATCGCCAAGATGGCCCACGGGCTGGCAGACGATATGCTGTCCACCACGCTTCTTGCTACAACAGCGCCTATTATGGTAGCTCCGGCGATGAATGTCCATATGTATCAGCATCCGGCGGTCCTCAGCAATATGGATACCCTCTATAACAGAGGCGTTCAATTTATTGAACCCGGGGAAGGGCTGCTGGCCTGCGGGTATGTGGGCAAGGGACGGCTGGAGGAGCCGGAGGAGATCGTGAAGGTGGTTGAGAACTTTTTTGTGCTGCAGAAGGAGAAGACCTCCGGACCGCTTGCCGGCAAAAAAGTGGTGATTACCGCAGGAGGCACGGTAGAACGTATAGATCCCGTCCGTTATATCTCCAATGATTCCTCTGGTAAAATGGGCTTCGCCCTTGCGCGCGCCGCGCGCGCCATGGGTGCTGCGGTGACGCTGATTGCCGCACGTACCGATGAAGTGCCGCCCCGTGATGCCGGTATTGATCTGGTCCGTGTCCAGTCAGCACAAGAGATGCACGATGCGGTCATGGACCGCTGGAAGGATTGCGATATTCTTGTAAAAGCAGCGGCGGTTGCCGATTACCGTCCACGCGAGAGCAGCGACTCGAAGATTAAGAAGAGCGGCAGCACCATGACGCTGGAGCTGGTGAAGACAACTGATATTCTGGAGAGCTTGGGCAGAATCAAGGAGAAGCAGTTCCTGATCGGCTTTGCCGCCGAGACCGGAAATGCCGAAGCCTATGCCAAGGATAAGCTGGTCCGCAAGAACCTTGATCTGATCGTAGCCAATGATGTGGCCGCAGAAGGCGCGGGCTTCGGCACGGATACCAACATCGTCAAGGTGTATGATGCCGAAGGTCTGGTGCTTGATCTTCCGCTGGCCTCCAAGGATGAGGTGGCGCGCCGGATTCTGCGGCTGGCGGCTGAGCGTGTTGCCGGAGCCTTACTATAATGGATATTGCCAAGGTCATTGTCGATGTTCCTGTACGCAGCACCGACCGGCCGTTTGACTATATTATCCCGGATGCACTGAAGCTGTGGATTGAGGTGGGCAGCCGTGTGGCTGTTCCGTTCGGTCCCCGCACGGTCCAGGGGTTCGTAGTTTCCCTGGAATCGGGCGAGACCGGCAGTGTCTCCCGGATGAAGCCGATTGTAGAAGTACTGGATTTGCTTCCTCCGCTGTCGCCGGAGCTGGTTGAGCTGGCCGACTGGATGAGCCAAAGATACGCCTGCAGACGGATCTCCGCACTGCAGGCGATGCTTCCGACTGCCTTGAAGGGCAAAGCCGAGCGGCTGATCTCGCTTGGGAGTACAGAGGAGGCGGCCAGCGCCCCCGCAGATGAGCTCTTTCCGCTCTTCCTGGAGGCGGATAACGAAGAACAGCAGATCATTGACTTCGTTAGGCGACACAGTG is a window of Paenibacillus sp. FSL H3-0469 DNA encoding:
- a CDS encoding YicC/YloC family endoribonuclease, whose translation is MSYSMTGYGQSALQSGGHKITFEVKSVNNRYCEVVLRLPREWTGYEDRLRRMVQAHIRRGRVDVIINRELTDGAADTPVLDRRRVSAYLDAAEVLVREYGFKGELSLRDILAMPGVMEPKEETAADDASGELADLLEQGLQLSLEALLEMRGREGSYLAADLTRRLDRLEELHAGISRYAPLVVEEQREKLRQRLNLLNDGSFPWDEHKFGMEMAIFADRCNIDEELTRLHSHFGQCRALLLGSEPAGRKLDFLIQEMNRETNTIGSKCTHLAVVNLTLDMKAELEKIREQAANLE
- a CDS encoding DUF370 domain-containing protein, which gives rise to MAIKLINIGFGNIVSANRIISIVSPESAPIKRIIQEARDRHMLIDATYGRRTRAVIITDSDHVILSAVQPETVAHRLSSKDDDNDE
- the gmk gene encoding guanylate kinase — translated: MSKGLLIILSGPSGVGKGTVCTALRPKMPELVYSVSATTRLPRAGEENGVNYFFKSREQFDEMIEGDKLLEYAEYVGNYYGTPRDFVERTLESGRDIILEIEVQGALKVKEKFPEGIFVFLLPPSMDELKDRIRGRGTEHPDVISHRMSVAEDEIGLIRHYDYAVVNDEIDLACKRIESIIIAEHCKVR
- the rpoZ gene encoding DNA-directed RNA polymerase subunit omega, producing the protein MLYPSIDEMMTKVDSKYSLVVASARRARALREGGKTDIVAPKSHKYVGVALEEIYEDRIIVTRGEE
- the coaBC gene encoding bifunctional phosphopantothenoylcysteine decarboxylase/phosphopantothenate--cysteine ligase CoaBC, which translates into the protein MKSLQGKSIILGITGGIAAYKAAALTSKLTQKGAEVHVIMTSSAKQFITELTLQSLSKQRVYSDTFQERDPSSISHIDLADAADLVLIAPATANIIAKMAHGLADDMLSTTLLATTAPIMVAPAMNVHMYQHPAVLSNMDTLYNRGVQFIEPGEGLLACGYVGKGRLEEPEEIVKVVENFFVLQKEKTSGPLAGKKVVITAGGTVERIDPVRYISNDSSGKMGFALARAARAMGAAVTLIAARTDEVPPRDAGIDLVRVQSAQEMHDAVMDRWKDCDILVKAAAVADYRPRESSDSKIKKSGSTMTLELVKTTDILESLGRIKEKQFLIGFAAETGNAEAYAKDKLVRKNLDLIVANDVAAEGAGFGTDTNIVKVYDAEGLVLDLPLASKDEVARRILRLAAERVAGALL